Proteins co-encoded in one Dreissena polymorpha isolate Duluth1 chromosome 12, UMN_Dpol_1.0, whole genome shotgun sequence genomic window:
- the LOC127852734 gene encoding craniofacial development protein 2-like encodes MKSYGISLLGVSEARWTGTGKRQFASGQTIAFSGRSDDQHDQGVALIMDQEAHKSLMEWKPINKRRIMSARFNSAYAKLTIIVCYAPTEVAEATEKDAFYDHLQEVIELTQKHDVLLVFGNLNAKVGKDNTGKESTMGTQGCGIRNGNGERLTWSKIDERNEVRKKLLQTKSERIKQQLKDIYATLDRDVKTHSKADKRKFIDNLATEAEDAAARQEPQDMGTLYRITMILTGGLTSTEVPVKNLQGEIVSTDVEKVSCWEEHFERVLNRADPSTEAVIAPVEIPIDINTEPPTIQEIRQAIKKLKNGKAPA; translated from the exons ATGAAGAGTTATGGAATCAGCTTGTTAGGAGTAAGTGAGGCGAGATGGACAGGCACTGGAAAGAGACAGTTTGCATCAGGACAAACCATAGCCTTCTCAGGAAGATCAGATGACCAGCATGATCAAGGAGTAGCCCTGATTATGGACCAAGAAGCACACAAAAGCCTGATGGAGTGGAAGCCTATCAACAAAAGACGTATCATGTCAGCAAGATTCAACTCTGCATACGCTAAACTCACAATTATAGTTTGCTATGCACCAACAGAGGTTGCGGAAGCTACAGAAAAAGACGCCTTCTACGACCATTTACAAGAAGTCATTGAATTAACACAAAAACATGATGTCCTTCTTGTCTTCGGAAATTTGAATGCGAAAGTCGGAAAGGACAATACAGGTAAGGAATCCACAATGGGCACACAGGGATGCGGAATAAGGAATGGCAATGGTGAGAGATTG ACATGGAGCAAGATTGACGAACGGAATGAGGTGAGGAAGAAGTTGTTGCAGACAAAGTCGGAGCGGATAAAACAGCAGCTGAAAGACATTTATGCAACCTTGGACAGAGACGTTAAGACACATTCTAAAGCAGACAAGAGGAAATTCATTGACAATCTGGCAACTGAAGCCGAAGATGCAGCTGCACGGCAAGAGCCGCAAGATATGGGCACGCTGTATAGGATCACAATGATATTGACAGGAGGATTAACTTCTACTGAAGTTCCAGTGAAGAATTTGCAAGGGGAAATTGTTTCCACTGACGTAGAAAAAGTGAGTTGTTGGGAAGAACACTTTGAGAGAGTACTCAACAGGGCGGATCCATCCACTGAAGCAGTTATTGCTCCTGTAGAAATCCCAATTGACATCAATACAGAGCCACCAACTATACAAGAGATCAGACAGGCCATCAAGAAGTTAAAGAATGGAAAAGCTCCAGCATAA